The DNA segment ACCGAGCCGAATCTTGAACTGCTGGCCGAAATGAAGCCCTCCTATATGTTCTGGTCGACGGGCTACGGCCCTTCTCCCGAAACGCTGGCGCGAATTTCGCCCGGACGCGGCTTCAACTTCAGCGATGGCAAACAACCCTTAGCCGTGGCGCGCCGATCGCTGATCGACATGGCGCAGATGCTGAATCTGGAATCTGCGGCTGAACGACATCTGGCGGAATACGACCAGTTTATCGCCAGCCGGAAACCGCGCTTTGTGCAACGTGGCGAACGCCCGCTTCTGCTGATCACCCTTCTCGATCCTCGCCATATGCTGGTCTTCGGCCCGAACTGCCTGTTCCAGGATGTGCTGGATGAATACGGTATTCGAAACGCCTGGCAGGGAGAAACCAATTTCTGGGGCAGCACGGTGGTGGGGATTGATCGCCTTGCAGCCTACAAAGATGCCGATGTGCTTTGCTTTGATCATGGTAATAACAAAGAGATGACCACGCTGATGGCAACGCCACTCTGGCAGGCGATGCCGTTCGTGCGTGAAGGGCGTTTCCAGCGCGTTCCGCCCGTGTGGTTCTATGGCGCCACACTGTCGACCATGAATTTTGTACGCATTCTGGATAATGCGCTGGGGGGCAAAGCGTGAGCAAACGTATTGCACGCTTCCCGGCGCTGTTGCTGGCGCTGTTGTTTATCGTCGCCGT comes from the Citrobacter amalonaticus genome and includes:
- the fhuD gene encoding Fe(3+)-hydroxamate ABC transporter substrate-binding protein FhuD, encoding MSGLHHITRRRLLTAMALSPLLWQMKPARAASVDPHRIVALEWLPVELLLALGVTPYGVADIPNYRLWVNEPPLPASVIDVGLRTEPNLELLAEMKPSYMFWSTGYGPSPETLARISPGRGFNFSDGKQPLAVARRSLIDMAQMLNLESAAERHLAEYDQFIASRKPRFVQRGERPLLLITLLDPRHMLVFGPNCLFQDVLDEYGIRNAWQGETNFWGSTVVGIDRLAAYKDADVLCFDHGNNKEMTTLMATPLWQAMPFVREGRFQRVPPVWFYGATLSTMNFVRILDNALGGKA